In Fibrobacter sp. UWB4, one DNA window encodes the following:
- a CDS encoding glycoside hydrolase N-terminal domain-containing protein — protein sequence MFRTKKSLASRILGSAALVCAVAFSNVAATTDNPLTLWYNSDAGTEFTNALPIGNGYMGGLIYGGVEKDYIGLNESTVWSGGPGDNNKQGAASHLKDARDALWRGDYRTAESIVSNYMIGPGPASFQPVGDLIISTSHKGSTNYRRELDLKTAIAKTTYTHSGVNHTREYFASYPDHVIVVHLSADKDGSVSFGATMTTPHRNNRMTSSGNTLIYDVTVNSIKFQNRLTVVTDGGKVSVVNGNINVEGANSATLILTTATNFKSYNDVSGDPGAIASEIMSKVAKKSYEDLLAAHLKDYQTIFNRVKLDLGTADKSAGDITSTRVKNFNSTNDPSLVELHYQYGRYLLIASSRKGGQPANLQGIWNKDTNPIWGSKYTTNINLEMNYWPAESGNLEECVWPLIDKIKSMVPQGEKTAKVHWGVDEGWVEHHNTDLWNRSAPIDGAWGLWPSGAGWLSTHLWEHFLYNPTDKEYLKDVYPTMKGAALFFVNSLVEEPTTGNKYLVTAPSDSPENDHGGYNVCFGPTMDNQIIRDVLNYTIEASKILGVDEDVRTKMEATVKRLPPTKTGKYGQITEWLQDWDDPNNKNRHISHLYGLFPSAQITPEETPDLIKGAGITLEQRGDDATGWSLAWKINFWARMHDGDHAYRMIRMLLTPSKTYNNLFDAHPPFQIDGNFGAVSGVNEMLMQSHNNRINLLPALPSQWANGSVKGIRARGGFEIDSMAWKGGKLTYVAIKSLVGSTLNVVSGSNKFSTATVAGKVYEFDGNLKVTNAPFDPLDIPAKIEAENYVAMDGVQIEEDSLGTPNIGWINDGDWTQYYVNVATAGSYVLTSRLATGSEKESVITVTDSTGKILGTLSVDPAKSKGWNDWYETSTKITLPAGKQKLTFTYTGEDTYLCNVDWYNLEADPTSISMPAVYGSSLSVSRVPYSHASIALMVNAPASDYVVHLMSVNGKFIGSQRGHGEGLAEFGKSAPLAPGMYFAIIKSGSQQKTMKLSVH from the coding sequence ATGTTTAGAACAAAGAAATCTTTAGCAAGCCGAATCCTTGGCTCTGCGGCATTAGTTTGTGCCGTAGCCTTTTCGAATGTCGCCGCGACAACGGACAATCCGCTTACGCTTTGGTACAATAGTGATGCCGGTACCGAATTCACGAATGCGCTCCCGATTGGTAACGGCTACATGGGTGGCCTCATCTACGGTGGTGTCGAAAAGGATTACATCGGCCTCAACGAAAGTACAGTTTGGTCAGGTGGCCCGGGCGATAACAACAAGCAGGGGGCGGCAAGCCATTTGAAAGATGCCCGTGACGCCTTATGGCGTGGCGACTATCGCACAGCGGAATCCATCGTGTCTAATTACATGATTGGTCCGGGTCCAGCAAGTTTCCAGCCGGTGGGCGACTTGATTATTTCTACTTCGCACAAGGGGTCCACGAATTACCGCCGTGAACTCGATCTTAAAACGGCTATCGCAAAGACAACGTACACGCATAGCGGCGTGAACCATACGCGTGAATATTTCGCAAGCTATCCCGATCACGTGATTGTCGTGCATCTCTCTGCCGATAAGGATGGCTCCGTAAGCTTTGGTGCAACGATGACGACTCCGCATCGCAATAACCGCATGACCTCCAGCGGCAACACGCTCATTTACGATGTCACGGTCAACTCCATCAAGTTCCAAAATCGCTTGACTGTTGTTACCGATGGCGGCAAGGTCAGCGTCGTAAACGGCAACATCAATGTCGAAGGTGCCAACAGCGCAACGCTTATCCTCACGACCGCTACAAACTTCAAGTCTTATAACGATGTGAGTGGCGATCCGGGTGCTATCGCATCCGAAATCATGTCGAAGGTTGCAAAGAAGTCCTATGAAGATTTGCTTGCAGCACATCTCAAGGATTACCAGACGATTTTCAACCGCGTCAAGCTGGACCTCGGTACGGCGGACAAGAGCGCAGGCGATATCACCTCTACCCGCGTCAAGAATTTCAATTCCACGAACGACCCGTCTCTCGTAGAACTTCATTACCAATATGGCCGTTACTTGCTCATCGCAAGTTCTCGGAAGGGTGGCCAGCCGGCCAACTTGCAGGGCATCTGGAATAAGGACACGAACCCGATTTGGGGCAGTAAGTACACCACCAACATCAACCTCGAAATGAACTACTGGCCGGCAGAATCCGGCAACCTCGAAGAATGCGTTTGGCCGCTCATTGACAAGATCAAGTCTATGGTCCCACAGGGCGAAAAGACCGCTAAGGTGCACTGGGGCGTTGACGAAGGCTGGGTGGAACACCACAATACCGACCTTTGGAACCGTTCTGCTCCGATTGATGGCGCTTGGGGCCTTTGGCCGAGTGGCGCGGGCTGGCTTAGTACGCACCTTTGGGAACACTTCCTCTACAATCCGACCGATAAGGAATACCTCAAGGATGTTTACCCGACAATGAAAGGTGCTGCGCTTTTTTTCGTGAACAGCCTCGTCGAAGAACCGACCACGGGCAACAAGTACTTGGTGACGGCTCCGAGCGATTCCCCTGAAAACGACCACGGCGGATACAACGTCTGCTTTGGCCCGACGATGGACAACCAGATTATCCGCGATGTGCTGAACTACACGATTGAAGCTTCCAAGATCCTTGGCGTTGATGAAGATGTGCGTACCAAGATGGAAGCGACCGTCAAGCGCCTCCCGCCGACAAAGACGGGTAAGTACGGACAAATTACGGAATGGCTCCAGGACTGGGACGATCCCAACAATAAAAACCGCCACATTTCTCACTTGTATGGCCTTTTCCCGAGCGCTCAGATTACGCCGGAAGAAACTCCGGACTTGATCAAGGGCGCGGGCATCACGCTGGAACAGCGCGGCGACGATGCTACCGGTTGGTCTCTCGCTTGGAAGATTAACTTCTGGGCCCGTATGCACGATGGCGATCACGCTTACAGAATGATCCGTATGCTTCTCACGCCGAGCAAGACTTACAACAACTTGTTCGATGCCCATCCGCCGTTCCAAATTGATGGTAACTTTGGTGCAGTCTCCGGCGTGAACGAAATGCTCATGCAGAGCCACAACAACAGAATCAACCTTCTTCCGGCACTTCCGTCGCAGTGGGCGAACGGTTCCGTGAAGGGTATTCGCGCTCGTGGCGGTTTCGAAATCGATTCCATGGCATGGAAGGGCGGCAAGCTCACGTATGTGGCTATCAAGTCTCTCGTAGGTAGCACATTGAATGTTGTGTCCGGTTCTAACAAGTTCTCGACCGCAACGGTTGCAGGCAAGGTCTACGAATTCGACGGTAATCTGAAGGTGACAAACGCTCCGTTTGACCCGCTCGATATCCCGGCGAAAATTGAAGCTGAAAACTACGTGGCTATGGACGGTGTGCAGATTGAAGAAGATTCTCTTGGCACACCGAACATCGGCTGGATCAATGATGGTGACTGGACGCAGTACTATGTGAATGTGGCAACTGCTGGCAGCTATGTCTTGACGAGCCGCCTTGCAACGGGTTCCGAAAAGGAAAGCGTCATCACGGTCACGGATTCTACAGGCAAGATTCTCGGTACGCTCTCAGTTGACCCGGCAAAGTCTAAAGGATGGAACGACTGGTACGAAACCTCGACAAAGATCACGCTCCCGGCAGGCAAGCAAAAGCTCACGTTCACGTACACCGGCGAAGACACTTACCTCTGCAATGTAGACTGGTACAATCTTGAAGCTGACCCGACATCAATTTCTATGCCTGCTGTGTATGGCTCTTCGCTCTCCGTAAGTCGCGTTCCTTACTCTCACGCATCTATTGCGTTGATGGTCAATGCTCCGGCAAGTGATTATGTTGTCCATCTTATGAGTGTCAACGGCAAGTTCATCGGCTCGCAACGCGGTCACGGCGAAGGTCTTGCCGAATTCGGCAAGAGCGCACCTCTTGCTCCAGGCATGTACTTTGCCATCATCAAGAGCGGCTCCCAGCAAAAGACCATGAAACTCTCCGTCCATTAA
- a CDS encoding glycoside hydrolase family 2 TIM barrel-domain containing protein translates to MNFGSSLSLVLAAGLVSAASSFAQPNDEWNGKPRIFGVNTLNPHVTSMPYTTVEEAVKGDRHASEWYQTLSGEWRFYHVDKPSQRNNDFYKDNYDVSKWDKIKVPSSWQLLGYDHPIYTNVIYPWSQNNRVSAPYAPTDFNPVGHYRRTFTVPENWDGKRIRLHFEGVESAYYVWVNGNYVGYSEDTFTGHEFDINKYLRKGENNISVQVFRWCDGSWLEDQDFIRLSGIMRDVYIYAVPQVHIQDFQIDATLTNNYKDGLLKTTAWIYNSTGKQSGDYTVELSLYDASGAEVIKPTSQKVSGIGPNGAEKSVHFEIPYSSPKRWSAETPDLYTAVLTFKDADGKILQVESNKIGFRKIEIKKDNGAPRLYVNGMPVKFHGVDRHELDPDNGRAVTYDRMEKDIILMKRFNINALRMSHYPNNPVMYDLCDKYGIYVIDEANVESHGANNDLPKNSDDWRAPAVDRMNTMVQRDKNHPSIILWSLGNEAGNGNVFASERERAHQIDSTRYVHYEGDWNNADVNSWMYFGPDAVQNYRDANKPIMLCEYEHAMGNSVGDLQEYMDAFYGNPRSFGGFIWDFIDQGLRHKGTPYFEFGGMWGDWQNDDNFCANGLVFPDRKIQPEMWEVKYQYSQVRVHNVDAAKGKIEIESRYLYKNLGDFLDAFWQIKENGKVIKEGKIDGSQMNIGPNQKKTVTIDMPKIETTVGAEYFLDIDFRLKKDELWAKAGYSIGHEQFGIDLGQLWSTEIDVSTMEAHKVTKNNGLTIEGSDFKIKFDEKSGTLASYVLDGDTIIKNGGRPNFWRAPIDNDKGFNMERGHGEWRKASNNRSVTSEVKEVSARETQVTFNFGFPDVGSTRMKLTYTVYGSGDIVVEYTLNPDGSKSYLPNVGTLFTVPGGYEKVRYFGRGPDENYIGRNRGSFMGLYSTYADSMTVMYMEIGETGQRTDVKWATLTNEKTGKGLMIVGNPRMEFSAQHYTPEQLTNVKLPWELKRDKDITLRVDLHQMGVGGINSWGAEPLNAYRLNANREYSHKFRIAPIRKQLNDPTEYSLLGFTNFGWNKEIPPAKYGRDEINKIYENQPEKDITEGANPDTEGLIPVALPGKIRDLSVAEKNYNVFDAQGKKVGAFTTRGVEDLHAITSGLVKNSGVYIVKSQNGGQAFRITVKK, encoded by the coding sequence ATGAACTTTGGTTCTAGTTTGTCTTTGGTTTTGGCTGCTGGTCTCGTGTCAGCTGCATCTTCGTTTGCCCAGCCTAACGACGAGTGGAATGGCAAGCCGAGAATTTTTGGTGTGAATACGTTGAACCCGCACGTGACTTCGATGCCGTACACCACGGTTGAAGAGGCTGTGAAGGGCGACCGTCACGCTTCTGAATGGTATCAGACGCTTTCGGGCGAATGGAGATTTTACCATGTCGATAAGCCTAGCCAGCGTAACAATGATTTCTACAAGGACAACTATGATGTTTCCAAGTGGGATAAAATCAAGGTTCCGAGCTCCTGGCAGCTTTTAGGCTATGACCATCCGATTTACACGAACGTCATTTATCCGTGGTCCCAGAATAACCGCGTTTCTGCACCGTATGCTCCGACGGATTTCAACCCGGTCGGTCATTATCGCCGTACGTTTACGGTTCCCGAAAATTGGGATGGCAAGCGCATCCGTTTGCACTTTGAAGGTGTTGAATCCGCTTACTATGTATGGGTGAACGGCAATTATGTCGGCTACAGTGAAGATACTTTCACGGGTCATGAATTCGATATCAATAAGTACCTCCGCAAGGGCGAAAATAACATCTCCGTGCAGGTGTTCCGCTGGTGCGACGGCTCTTGGCTCGAAGACCAAGACTTTATTCGTCTTTCTGGCATTATGCGTGATGTGTATATCTACGCAGTGCCGCAGGTCCATATTCAGGACTTCCAGATTGATGCTACTCTTACGAACAACTACAAGGATGGTCTCTTAAAGACGACCGCTTGGATTTACAATTCTACGGGCAAGCAGTCTGGTGATTACACCGTGGAACTTTCTTTGTACGATGCTTCCGGTGCCGAAGTGATTAAGCCGACTTCTCAGAAGGTTTCCGGCATTGGCCCGAATGGTGCCGAAAAGAGCGTGCATTTCGAAATTCCGTATTCTTCTCCGAAGCGCTGGTCTGCCGAAACACCTGACCTCTATACCGCAGTGCTTACGTTCAAGGATGCTGACGGCAAGATTCTCCAGGTTGAAAGTAACAAGATTGGTTTTAGAAAAATTGAAATCAAGAAAGATAACGGCGCTCCGCGTTTGTATGTAAACGGTATGCCTGTGAAGTTCCATGGTGTGGACCGTCACGAACTTGATCCGGATAACGGCCGTGCTGTGACTTACGATCGTATGGAAAAAGACATTATCCTCATGAAGCGCTTCAACATCAACGCGCTCCGTATGTCTCACTATCCGAACAATCCGGTGATGTACGATCTCTGCGACAAGTACGGTATTTACGTGATTGACGAAGCGAACGTCGAAAGTCACGGTGCAAATAATGACCTCCCGAAGAATAGTGACGACTGGCGCGCTCCGGCTGTAGACCGTATGAATACCATGGTGCAGCGCGACAAAAACCATCCGTCTATTATTCTCTGGTCGCTCGGTAACGAAGCGGGTAATGGTAACGTGTTTGCCTCGGAACGTGAACGCGCTCACCAGATTGATTCCACTCGCTATGTGCATTACGAAGGCGACTGGAACAATGCCGATGTGAACAGCTGGATGTACTTTGGTCCAGATGCTGTCCAGAATTATCGCGATGCCAACAAGCCGATTATGTTGTGCGAATACGAGCACGCAATGGGTAACTCCGTGGGTGACTTGCAGGAATACATGGACGCCTTCTACGGTAACCCGCGCTCTTTCGGTGGCTTCATTTGGGACTTCATTGACCAGGGCCTGCGCCACAAGGGAACTCCGTACTTCGAATTTGGCGGTATGTGGGGCGACTGGCAGAACGACGACAACTTCTGCGCTAACGGTCTCGTGTTCCCCGATCGTAAAATCCAGCCGGAAATGTGGGAAGTCAAGTACCAGTACAGTCAAGTTCGCGTCCACAACGTAGACGCCGCAAAGGGCAAGATTGAAATTGAAAGCCGCTACCTCTACAAGAATCTTGGCGACTTCCTCGATGCCTTCTGGCAGATTAAGGAAAACGGCAAGGTCATCAAGGAAGGTAAGATTGACGGGTCACAGATGAACATCGGTCCGAACCAGAAAAAGACCGTGACGATTGACATGCCGAAGATTGAAACGACAGTCGGTGCCGAGTACTTCCTGGATATCGATTTCCGCTTGAAAAAGGATGAACTCTGGGCAAAGGCTGGCTACAGCATCGGTCACGAACAGTTCGGCATTGATTTAGGCCAGCTTTGGTCTACTGAAATTGATGTGAGCACCATGGAGGCCCACAAGGTCACTAAGAACAATGGTCTCACGATTGAAGGCTCTGATTTCAAGATTAAGTTTGACGAAAAGTCCGGTACGCTTGCAAGCTACGTTCTTGATGGCGATACGATTATCAAGAACGGCGGCCGTCCGAACTTCTGGCGCGCCCCGATTGATAACGACAAGGGCTTCAACATGGAACGTGGCCATGGCGAATGGCGCAAGGCAAGCAACAACCGCTCTGTCACTTCCGAAGTCAAGGAAGTTTCCGCTCGCGAAACGCAGGTGACGTTCAATTTCGGTTTCCCGGATGTCGGCAGCACCCGCATGAAGCTTACATACACGGTTTACGGCAGTGGCGATATCGTTGTGGAATACACGCTCAATCCAGATGGGTCCAAGAGCTATTTGCCGAACGTGGGTACGCTCTTCACTGTTCCTGGTGGTTACGAAAAGGTCCGTTACTTTGGTCGTGGTCCGGACGAAAACTACATCGGACGTAACCGCGGTAGCTTCATGGGACTTTATTCGACGTATGCAGACTCTATGACCGTCATGTACATGGAAATTGGCGAAACGGGCCAGCGCACCGATGTGAAGTGGGCTACGCTTACAAACGAAAAGACGGGCAAGGGCCTTATGATTGTGGGTAACCCGCGCATGGAATTCAGCGCCCAGCACTACACTCCGGAACAGCTCACTAATGTAAAGCTCCCGTGGGAACTCAAGCGCGACAAGGATATCACGCTCCGTGTGGACTTGCACCAAATGGGTGTCGGTGGCATCAACTCTTGGGGCGCAGAACCGCTCAACGCTTACCGCCTGAATGCCAATCGCGAATACTCTCACAAGTTCCGCATAGCTCCGATTCGTAAGCAGTTGAACGATCCGACAGAATACTCGCTCCTCGGTTTCACGAACTTCGGTTGGAATAAAGAAATTCCGCCTGCAAAATACGGCCGTGACGAGATCAACAAGATTTACGAAAATCAGCCGGAAAAGGATATCACGGAAGGCGCAAATCCTGATACGGAAGGGCTTATTCCTGTAGCGCTCCCGGGCAAGATTCGTGACCTCTCTGTCGCAGAAAAGAACTACAATGTCTTTGATGCTCAGGGCAAGAAGGTTGGTGCGTTTACGACTCGCGGTGTCGAAGACCTCCATGCGATTACGTCTGGGCTCGTCAAGAATTCTGGCGTGTATATCGTGAAGTCTCAAAACGGCGGCCAAGCTTTCCGCATCACTGTGAAGAAGTAA
- a CDS encoding carbohydrate-binding protein encodes MKTLGVLGLSFFLCANSFAVTSQFRGVNWADKRDNFVSDVLVLSGLSLSDNHESAYAIADRIVGQFQEVLGTNSVRMPVNEPTILKAFDMYSGALDAALEHGRVAMGYWGPAQPAGPKNMDDWWKMWAKLVETYGDHPNAYFEIFNEPHMYNKTDLRNLYADWLKKFPNVPRDHILLDGSGLAWNVPDIADDPRFEGCLFAVHEYTFWNMSITTEQGWKNSFKGKVGKYIDRTVCTEWGGAMSPGEKNGVHYDYQDYNKAPTNYFTAYIRGMSDQLREWEMGSFYWPGLRDGDWYSMTKRSGEGVNTKLQIVNQSGVDRMQMAWADTVETDPLKQDPFGGFDADGAAIAGKAVSLPGKIEAENYDLGGSRVSFYDKSSANEGGFYRKDAVDIVVLDSADLSKGYALGYTQDGEWLEYTVNVAKTSKFTVELQMATASEKAGVQLYIDNKAVSDSIIAKQGEDWSTYTAVQAQLGEIAAGEHVLKMQIVGNYVNIDNIRFCEGEKCEETVGIRANRASSVRTLENSSPRLRIQNNKLFVEKNGRHFDLTGHRIR; translated from the coding sequence ATGAAAACGTTAGGAGTTCTTGGTTTATCTTTTTTTCTTTGCGCAAACTCATTCGCTGTTACAAGCCAGTTCCGCGGTGTCAACTGGGCGGATAAGCGCGACAACTTCGTCTCGGATGTTTTGGTACTTTCGGGCTTAAGCCTTTCCGACAATCATGAATCGGCTTATGCCATTGCCGACCGTATTGTCGGGCAGTTCCAGGAAGTGCTTGGTACAAACAGTGTGCGCATGCCGGTGAACGAACCGACCATTCTTAAAGCTTTTGACATGTATTCGGGTGCTTTGGATGCTGCTCTTGAACATGGTCGAGTGGCTATGGGCTACTGGGGCCCTGCGCAGCCTGCGGGCCCCAAAAACATGGACGATTGGTGGAAAATGTGGGCGAAACTCGTCGAAACATACGGCGACCATCCGAACGCCTACTTTGAAATTTTCAACGAACCGCACATGTATAACAAGACGGACCTTCGCAATCTCTATGCGGATTGGCTCAAGAAATTCCCGAATGTCCCGCGCGACCACATTTTGCTCGATGGCTCCGGCCTCGCTTGGAACGTTCCGGACATCGCTGACGACCCGCGCTTTGAAGGCTGCCTCTTTGCCGTTCACGAATACACGTTCTGGAACATGAGCATCACTACCGAACAGGGTTGGAAAAACAGCTTCAAGGGCAAGGTGGGCAAGTACATTGACCGCACCGTCTGCACGGAATGGGGTGGCGCCATGTCTCCGGGCGAAAAGAACGGCGTACATTACGATTATCAAGATTACAACAAGGCTCCCACCAACTACTTCACCGCTTACATCCGCGGCATGTCCGACCAGCTTCGCGAATGGGAAATGGGCAGCTTCTACTGGCCGGGCCTCCGTGATGGCGACTGGTACAGCATGACCAAGCGCAGTGGGGAAGGCGTAAACACCAAGCTCCAGATAGTGAACCAGTCCGGTGTGGACCGCATGCAAATGGCTTGGGCCGATACCGTCGAGACGGACCCGCTTAAGCAAGATCCGTTCGGAGGTTTTGACGCTGACGGAGCCGCCATTGCTGGCAAGGCTGTTTCGCTCCCTGGCAAAATTGAAGCCGAAAATTACGACCTCGGCGGTAGCCGCGTCTCGTTCTACGACAAGTCTTCCGCAAACGAAGGCGGCTTCTACCGCAAGGACGCCGTGGACATTGTTGTTCTTGATTCCGCAGACCTCTCGAAGGGCTATGCTTTAGGCTACACGCAGGATGGCGAATGGCTCGAATACACCGTGAATGTTGCAAAAACATCGAAATTCACCGTCGAACTGCAAATGGCGACTGCTTCCGAAAAGGCGGGTGTGCAACTCTATATCGACAACAAGGCCGTTTCCGACAGCATCATCGCAAAACAGGGCGAGGATTGGTCCACTTATACCGCTGTGCAAGCCCAATTGGGTGAAATTGCTGCCGGAGAACACGTCCTCAAGATGCAAATTGTGGGCAATTACGTGAATATCGACAATATTCGCTTCTGCGAAGGTGAAAAATGCGAAGAAACGGTCGGAATCCGCGCAAATCGCGCTTCCTCCGTGCGCACTCTCGAAAACTCCTCCCCGCGCCTCCGCATCCAAAACAACAAGCTTTTCGTCGAGAAAAACGGCCGCCACTTCGACCTCACCGGCCACCGCATCAGGTAA
- a CDS encoding family 43 glycosylhydrolase → MKLTNKLLLAFGLGFASNAFAENPIIQTYYSPDPAPVVFGDTVCVYTGNDEGGSFFTMHGWRVSCTTDMVNWTDMGELILTNESFGGNAKKNGDWAAQVVRRNGKYYYYVTVESTRGGRAINVAVADKPEGPFKDARNGQHLAGPNWDYIDPTVWIDDDGQAWLYWGNPKLYYAKLKENMIEFDGDIKVTDMGSGFSPGGNSVYTEGPWIHKRDKKYYMIYASHGVPEKISYSTSDSPTGPWKWGGIIMDQGNGTAFTNHSGLIDFKGRSFFFYHNQKNVNGGGYSRSTAVEEFTWNADGSIPTIKSTNDGVKKPIKNLDPFTRVEAETKSWVGGINVDKSGGYTIIKHVAKQGDNVYLTNMGSNFYTKVRSVDMGDGADRIIVCTRGNGGKIELHAKSETGATLATMNIPASSSWQENTFDLKDAAGVEDLFFVVKQGGFDFDYWYMESEKTAIPQTPFKEVASAIPGKIEAEDYDVGGHNKAFYDNDRENKGGAYREDEVDIVQIDSTDKSKGYALGYTEDGEWVEYTIDNQIASEYTVRLNMATASDDVGVQFYVDGKEITDVIKAPQGENWDTYSEVKVQTKEIPKGEHVLKMQIVGNYVNVDWFKFCMGFDCEDKVSLRSPRVELQIPEKIYAVFGMTGKFLGNVEVNGQSVAKSIRSAGFVPGVYMVRSLGHSKTFRVLVK, encoded by the coding sequence ATGAAACTTACAAATAAACTTTTGCTCGCGTTTGGACTTGGTTTTGCGTCCAATGCATTTGCAGAAAACCCGATTATCCAGACGTACTATTCGCCGGACCCGGCTCCGGTCGTGTTTGGTGATACCGTCTGCGTGTACACGGGTAACGACGAAGGCGGTTCCTTCTTTACCATGCACGGTTGGCGCGTCTCTTGCACCACCGATATGGTGAACTGGACCGATATGGGCGAACTCATCCTCACGAATGAAAGCTTTGGTGGCAATGCCAAGAAAAACGGTGACTGGGCTGCTCAAGTTGTTCGTCGCAATGGCAAGTATTACTACTACGTGACTGTAGAATCGACTCGCGGTGGCCGCGCTATCAACGTTGCCGTGGCCGACAAGCCGGAAGGTCCGTTCAAGGATGCTCGTAATGGTCAGCATCTTGCAGGTCCGAACTGGGATTACATTGACCCGACCGTTTGGATTGACGATGATGGCCAGGCTTGGCTCTACTGGGGTAACCCGAAGCTCTATTACGCCAAGCTCAAAGAAAACATGATTGAGTTCGATGGCGACATCAAGGTGACGGATATGGGCAGCGGATTCTCTCCGGGCGGAAACTCCGTTTACACAGAAGGTCCGTGGATCCACAAGCGCGATAAGAAGTATTACATGATTTACGCTTCCCATGGCGTGCCCGAAAAGATTTCTTACTCCACCAGTGATTCTCCGACGGGTCCGTGGAAGTGGGGTGGCATCATCATGGATCAGGGCAACGGGACTGCGTTCACAAACCACTCCGGTCTCATTGACTTCAAGGGCCGTAGCTTCTTCTTCTATCACAACCAGAAGAACGTGAATGGCGGTGGCTATAGCCGTTCTACTGCGGTTGAAGAATTTACCTGGAATGCTGACGGTTCGATTCCGACCATCAAGTCTACGAATGATGGCGTCAAGAAGCCGATTAAGAACCTTGACCCGTTCACGCGCGTTGAAGCAGAAACCAAGTCTTGGGTCGGTGGCATCAACGTCGACAAGAGCGGTGGATACACCATCATCAAGCATGTGGCAAAGCAGGGCGATAACGTCTACCTCACCAACATGGGCTCGAATTTCTATACAAAGGTTCGCTCCGTGGATATGGGCGATGGTGCAGACCGCATCATCGTTTGCACGAGAGGTAATGGCGGTAAGATTGAACTCCACGCTAAGTCTGAAACTGGAGCAACACTTGCAACGATGAATATTCCGGCAAGTTCTAGCTGGCAAGAAAACACCTTCGACTTGAAGGATGCTGCAGGCGTTGAAGACTTGTTCTTCGTTGTCAAGCAGGGTGGTTTCGATTTCGACTATTGGTACATGGAAAGCGAAAAGACGGCTATTCCGCAGACCCCGTTCAAGGAAGTCGCATCTGCAATTCCTGGCAAGATCGAAGCTGAAGACTATGACGTGGGTGGCCACAATAAAGCCTTCTACGATAACGATCGCGAAAACAAGGGCGGCGCCTATCGCGAAGACGAAGTGGACATCGTGCAGATCGATTCTACGGACAAGTCTAAGGGCTACGCTCTCGGTTACACCGAAGATGGCGAATGGGTGGAATACACTATCGATAACCAGATTGCGTCTGAATACACGGTTCGTTTGAACATGGCTACGGCATCTGATGATGTCGGCGTCCAGTTCTACGTTGATGGCAAGGAAATTACCGATGTCATCAAGGCGCCGCAAGGTGAAAATTGGGACACGTATAGCGAAGTCAAGGTGCAAACAAAGGAAATTCCGAAGGGCGAACATGTGCTCAAGATGCAGATTGTTGGCAACTACGTGAATGTAGACTGGTTTAAGTTCTGCATGGGCTTTGACTGCGAAGATAAAGTTTCGCTCCGCAGCCCTCGCGTGGAACTTCAGATTCCTGAGAAGATTTACGCCGTCTTTGGCATGACGGGCAAATTCCTCGGCAACGTCGAAGTCAACGGTCAGAGTGTTGCGAAGTCCATCCGTTCCGCTGGCTTTGTTCCAGGCGTCTACATGGTCCGTAGCCTCGGTCACTCTAAGACCTTCCGCGTGTTGGTTAAATAA